Below is a genomic region from Dioscorea cayenensis subsp. rotundata cultivar TDr96_F1 chromosome 14, TDr96_F1_v2_PseudoChromosome.rev07_lg8_w22 25.fasta, whole genome shotgun sequence.
TAAGGGAAGGAGAAGTTGAATATGTTAATGGATCAGTGGTTGAATTTCTTGTTGATCTTGACAAGCTATGCTATTGGGATTTGTTAGGACATATAAAAGAGTTAGGATATGACATTACAAACTCTGTCAGTTTTTTCTTCAGAGATGATGGGGCAACATTGATGCAGATAAGTGATGATGAGGATATTTTAAGATTAGTTAATCAATTACAGAAACTACATACAGTGGATGTCTATGTTGAAATTTCAGGGTTTAAGCATAACAAAGGCATACCAGACGCTTTATTGTCAAATTCTGAAATTGATTTGCAATTGAATGTGAGAAAGCCTGATATCGAAATTGATGTGGATGTGGATGTGGGAGAGGCTAATGAGTGTAACAATGGTAATTATtctggtgaagatgatgaagagagGATGCTAGATGTCCCAATAAATTACAACTCtgatgttgatgaagaatgGGAGGAGGCAAGGGTCAAAGTGAGCAAATATAtccaattgaagaagaaaatacaagGTAATGATGTTGAAAAAGATGAAAGTCACAATGTAGATAAAGGAGCGCCTGCTAGTAACACAGAGTGTCCTGCTGAAAATCAAAAGGAATTGattgaggatgaaggtgataaAGTTGGTGGGTGTTTGAGTGATTACATGGACTCATCGGATCCTGGGAGTTTTATTGACACAAGTAGTGGGTCTGATGTAGATGATGCACATTATCAAAAATCAAGTAGGAAGATCTATGACCCCACTACCAATTTAGAAGAATTTTTCCTTGATCTTAGGTTTTCAGATTTGAAACTTTTCAAGAATGCACTTGTTGAGTTTTCCACAAGGAAAagatttgagtttaaatatataaagaatgaTGCAATGCGGGTGAGGGCAAAATGCTCAGCAGAAGGTTGCAGTTGGATGATTTTGTGTTCATGGTGCAGTTCAAAGAAGCTGTATGTTGTCAAACACTATCAAGCAGAACATTCATGCCTTCTTGGGGCTACAAGGAATAGAAGAGTGTCTGCACATGTTGTTGTGGAAAAATTTGGTGATATAATAGCTGGAATACCTGTCATGAAGCCAAGACACTTAAAGGCCCTTGTTAGGAGAGAATTTGGTGTGTTTATTACAGATAAGACATGTAAAAATGCTAGGCGTTTGGTTTTGAGGAAGATTGAGCAGCAATTTATTGAAGATTTCAAGGTACTCAATAATTATGCAATGGAGTTAAGGGCAACAAATCTTGGGAGTAATGTGGTTGTTGTGCTTGGTAGACAAAGTCAAGATGCATTACCAATATTCCAAAAGATGTATATTTGCCTCACAGCTGTCAAAGAAGGATTCCTTGTTGGTTGTAGGAGGCTCATAGGACTTGATGGTTGTTTTTTGAAAGGATTAATGAAAGGACAATTGTTAGTGGCGGTGGGAAGAGATGGGAATAACCACATGTTTCCTATAGCTTGGGCAGTTGTGGAGAAAGAAACGTCTGAGAGCTGGTCATGGTTTCTTCAACAACTAAAATTGGATCTTGGCATTGAGGATGGCCTTGGATGGTCTATTGTTAGTGACATGCAAAAAGTAAGTAGCTATTTTCATTGAGTATGCTTATTTGATTAAGtaatagttttaattttgtcattttctcTGCTTGTAGGGTCTTATTCATGCAGTTAATTCTCTCTTACCGTTGATTGAGCACAGAATGTGTGCAAGGCATATTTATGCGAGGTGGGGAAAAAGGCATCCAGGTAAAGAGCTTCAGATTTTGTTTTGGAGCACTGCAAGGTCCACCAGTGAACCTGAGATGCAGAGTCAattacaaaaaatgaaaagggtGAAGGGAGGAGGTATGGCTGTGGAAGAGTTATTGGAGAGATGGCCTATTAGTGGATGGTGTGCAACTTATTTCAATGATGTTGTCAAGTGTCATGTTATTGACAACAATATTTGTGAGACATTTAATGGAGTTATGGTGGAAGCTCGAAGCAAACCGATTATAACAATGCTTGAAGAAATAAGAAGGTATGTAATGCAGCGTATGGTTGTCAAAAGGAACTATGTTAGGAAATGGAAGCTTGATTTTGGGCCCAATATTATTTCCAAACTTGAGACAGAGAGAAGTAAGAGTGGAAAATGGCAAGTGGACTGGAATGGGGCTGCAGAACATGAAGTATATTGGGATGATGTGCAGCTATTGGTGAGGGAGACCTATGTGGTTAAGTTGGCAAATAATAGTTGCTCTTGTGGAAAATGGGACAAGAGTGGCATCCCTTGTCAACATGCAATGGCGGCAATTGCATTTCATGGACTAGATCCTCTTAATTACATATCTGAATGGTTTAAGAAGGAGACCTACCTGAAGGCATACCAGTTCAATATTAGTGCAGTGAAAGGAAGACGATTTTGGCCAACAAGTGAAGAAGGCCCCATGTTGCCACCTATAACCAAGAGGATGCCTGGTCGACCtgcaaaaaaaaggaaaagagaaccTTTGGAAGgcaaaaacaaaagcaatacaAAACTATCAAAGGAAGGTAGAGTGTTCAAGTGTGGAATTTGTCACATGGAAGGTCACAATAGGAAAAGCTGCCAGAATAAAGCTAGTAGAGTAAGTTTTTTTGCACTTCTTATATCTCGATTACATCTTTATtctctattaatttaatttagtcATCATAAGAGTATCTATTATGC
It encodes:
- the LOC120276032 gene encoding uncharacterized protein LOC120276032, producing the protein MGMLTRILVQGQANWSSSKRHGGLGGGGSNAGGMLEKVLVDESLHLLSGAKRPSEGATKVLDSGVGSFEHVEVLLVLVEVMINSNPRTASRVCWVSFWISLGKNGMALKLQVYLEVLCCGWTNCWVAAHNLTTRSSIVFSCRFYIPSCFRSLFSIPLDVYIVKYYHGGTLLREGEVEYVNGSVVEFLVDLDKLCYWDLLGHIKELGYDITNSVSFFFRDDGATLMQISDDEDILRLVNQLQKLHTVDVYVEISGFKHNKGIPDALLSNSEIDLQLNVRKPDIEIDVDVDVGEANECNNGNYSGEDDEERMLDVPINYNSDVDEEWEEARVKVSKYIQLKKKIQGNDVEKDESHNVDKGAPASNTECPAENQKELIEDEGDKVGGCLSDYMDSSDPGSFIDTSSGSDVDDAHYQKSSRKIYDPTTNLEEFFLDLRFSDLKLFKNALVEFSTRKRFEFKYIKNDAMRVRAKCSAEGCSWMILCSWCSSKKLYVVKHYQAEHSCLLGATRNRRVSAHVVVEKFGDIIAGIPVMKPRHLKALVRREFGVFITDKTCKNARRLVLRKIEQQFIEDFKVLNNYAMELRATNLGSNVVVVLGRQSQDALPIFQKMYICLTAVKEGFLVGCRRLIGLDGCFLKGLMKGQLLVAVGRDGNNHMFPIAWAVVEKETSESWSWFLQQLKLDLGIEDGLGWSIVSDMQKGLIHAVNSLLPLIEHRMCARHIYARWGKRHPGKELQILFWSTARSTSEPEMQSQLQKMKRVKGGGMAVEELLERWPISGWCATYFNDVVKCHVIDNNICETFNGVMVEARSKPIITMLEEIRRYVMQRMVVKRNYVRKWKLDFGPNIISKLETERSKSGKWQVDWNGAAEHEVYWDDVQLLVRETYVVKLANNSCSCGKWDKSGIPCQHAMAAIAFHGLDPLNYISEWFKKETYLKAYQFNISAVKGRRFWPTSEEGPMLPPITKRMPGRPAKKRKREPLEGKNKSNTKLSKEGRVFKCGICHMEGHNRKSCQNKASRQDTTTEVGSSGQKTNERMKTNGKEKTYATSKKKRGRPAYGPTRILRGAHTGETILGREVANSSSFITTNELIARRNARVVANKNQAEVVGHQSSRTS